CTCGGAGAGTGCCCAGTGCGCCTGCTTCGCGATCGCGTCGCGCCAGGTCTCCTCCGTGACGCCCATGATGTCGAGCATCTCCTCGGAGCGGATGAAGCCCGGGGTGACCGCCACCGCCGTGCCGCCGACGCTCTTCAGTTCCTCGCCGAGGATGAAGGCCATCCGGATCGGGGCGTTCTTGGCGAGGTCGTAGTAGAAGTTCTCCCGGAAGCGCGTGTTCCACTCGGCCGTGCCGTCGGTGACCTCGACGACCAGACCGCCGGGCTGCCGCACCATCAGGGGAAGCGCGATGCTGCTGGTGATGATGTGGCTCTTCGCGCCGAGTTCGAGCATCCGCAGCCCGCGGTCCAGGTCGACGTCCCACATCTTCGTGTTGAAGTCGAGCAGGTGGTTGCCGCCCCAGATGTCGTTGACCAGGATGTCGAGCCGGCCGTGATCCCTCTCGATCCGCTCGACCAGCGCCCGTACCTGCTCCGGCTCCAGATGGTCCGTCGGTACGGCGACGGCCTCGCCACCCGCCGCCGTGACCAGTTCCGCCGTCTCCTCGATGGTCTCGGTCGCCCGGCCGACCTCGCTGACCTGCGCGCGGGTGGTCCGTCCCGTCACATACACGGTCGCGCCCGCGGCGCCCAGCTGTACGGCGATGGCCCGGCCCGCGCCCCGGGTCGCGCCGGCGACCAGTGCGATTTTCCCTGCCAGTGGTGTGTCCGTCGTCATACGCCGACCGTCGCACGTATACCCGACATCCTCTGTCCGCCATTCGAAAGAGTCAGCATTTCGGCGGCTCCGCGTGCGCCGCCCCCCGCCAACCACGATGCTTGTCCCGTGATGGACGAGACGGAGTTCTGGGAGATCATCGACAGCACCCGCGAGGCCGCCGAGGGCGACCCCGAGGACCATGCCGATCTGCTGGTCGAGCGGCTGCTGCAGCTCGACCCCGACTCCGTGCTGGACTTCGCCCGGCACTTCGAGGCGCGCTACAACCGCGCGTACCGCTGGGATCTGTGGGGTGCGGCCGCCGTGCTGCTCGCCGGTGCCAGCGACGACGCCTTCGACTACTTCCGCTGCTGGCTGATCGGGCAGGGCCGGGAGATCTTCGAGGGCGCGCTGCACGACCCGGACTCGCTGGCCGAGCTGCTGGACGAGTTCGACGAGGACATCGACGGGGACGGCGAGGAGCTGGGGTACGCGGCGGACGAGGCGTACGAGCAGCTCACCGGTGTGGTGGCACCGGATCTGGGGATCCCGCCGCAGACCGCCGAGCCGCTGGGCACGCCGTTCGACTTCGACGACGACGCGGCTCTGGCGCAACGTTTCCCCCGGCTCTGGGAGCGCTTCGGAAACGTGTGAGAACGGTCCTCAGAGGGTGAGGCTGCGGCCCATCATCACATCGTCGACGTACCGCCCTTCCAGCCAGAACTCCCCCGGCAGTACGCCCTCGACCGCGAAGCCCTCCGACTCGTACAGCGTGCGGGCCGGCGTGTTGTGTCCGAGCACCCGCAGCGTCATCCGGACCGCGCCCTGGCGGCGCGCCTCGTCGAACGACGCCCGCAGCAGCGCTCGCGCGATGCCGCGGCCGCGCGCGTGTCCGGCCACGGCGAGGCCCTGGATCTGCCGCACATGCCGGTTGCAGGCGAGCGGGGTGGGCGGGATCAGCCGGATGTAGCCGGTGATCGTGCCGTCACCGTCCTCGGCGATGTCCTCAGCGACCAGGAAGTCCTCGGGCCGGTGGTTCGCATCGAAGAAAGGGTCGTACGGCGGCTTCGGCCTCGGCTGCACGGCGTGCAGCGGCGACCAGGTGTCCCGGTCGAGCGCACCGAGCGCTGCTTCGTCGGTGTGACGTGCGGGGCGTATGTGCGACAGGGACATGGGCGTCACTGTGCCACGGGGCCGCGCGGGGGCAGGATGGGGGCCATGCGGATCGCGGTCACCGGTTCCACCGGACTCATCGGTACGGCACTCGTGCGCTCGCTGCGCACCGACGGGCACGAGGTGGTGCGCCTGGTGCGGCGACCCGCGCGGGCCGGGGACGAGGTGGAGTGGGACCCGCACCGGCAGTACGTCGACGTGGCCGGCCTGGTGGGCTGCGAGGGCGTGGTGAATCTCGCCGGGGCCGGTGTCGGTGCGCGCCGCTGGACGGATGCGTACCGCAAGGAGATCCGGGACAGCCGGGTGCTCGGCACGGCGGCGATCGCTGAGGCCGTCGCCACACTGGACGTACCTCCGAGGGTGCTGGTCTGCGGGAGCGCCGTCGGCTACTACGGCGACACCGGGGAGCGTGCGGTGGACGAGGGTGCGCCGGCCGGGGACGGGTTCCTGTCGAAGATGTGCGTGGAGTGGGAGGAGGCGGCGGCCCCGGCCGAGGAGGCGGGCGTGCGGACCGCCTTCGCGCGTACCGGTCTTGTGGTGGCCCGCAAGGGCGGCGCGTGGGGCCGGATGTTCCCGCTCTTCAAAGCGGGCCTCGGCGGGCGGCTGGGCAACGGCCGGCAGTACTGGAGCTTCATCGCCCTGCATGACGAGGTCGCGGCGCTGCGGCACATCCTCGACACCGAGTCTCTGTCGGGGCCGGTGAATCTCACGGCCCCTGACCCGGTCACCAACAGCGAGGTGACGGCGGCGATGGGCCGGGCGCTGCACCGGCCGACGGTGTTCGCCGTCCCCGCGCCCGCGCTGCGGATCGCGCTGGGCGAGCTGGCCGGGGACATTCTGAGCAGCCAGCGGGTGCTGCCGGCCCGGCTGCTGGAGTCGGGCTTCTCGTTCGCCTTTCCGGGCATCGACGAGGCGGTCGGCGCGGCGCTGCGGTAGCGCCTTGCGGCCGGCCGGCCGCCGTGTGCGCCCCCGCGCTCCGGTGCTCCACGGCGTGCGCGACTCGCGGTACGGCGACGGCTCCCTAGTCTCGGTCCGAACTCGGGTATTCCGGGGGCATGGTGGGGGCATGAGCCTCCCACCAGCCGCGCCGACCTCGGGGAGGGGCACGTGCTCAGCAGCGCTCACCATGCGGATGTCGTCATCGTCGGGGCCGGGATCGCCGGTCTCTCGGCGGCTCATCAACTGACCAGCGCAGGCGTCTCGGTCAGCGTTCTGGAGGCCGCCCCTCATGTGGGCGGACGGATGGCCACCCAGCAGATCGACGGTTTCCGGCTCGACCGCATAGGCCAGTTGCTCAACACCTCGTATCCGGAGCTGCGTCGCTCGGCGGGGCTCGGCGATGTCGTCCTGCGGCCCTTCTCGCCCGGTGTGCTCGTGCACAGTGGAGGGCGGCTCCGGCGGACCGGTGAAGCGGGGAGCGCACGGCGGGGGTCCCCCCACGCCCTGCGGGGCGTAGGGGGCGCATTCACCGTGGCGCGCGCCCTCGCGAGCGCCCCCCGGCCGCTCGACCAGGCCCGGCTCGGCGCATCTCTCGCCCGCCTCGCCGCCACTCCCGTGGAGCGCCTTCTCGCCCGCCCCGAGCGGCCCACCGCGAACTCGCTCTGCGCCCGCGGCCTCCCGGCCCGTACGGTCCACGGCTTCCTGCGCCCGCTGCTCTCGGCGCTGCTCTGCGACCCGGCGCTGGACACCTCCAGCCGGTGCGCCGATCTGGCGCTGCGCGGCTTCGCGCGCGGCCGGATGTGCGTCCCCGAAGGCGGTGCCGCGGCGCTGCCCGAGCGGCTGGCGGCGTCGCTGCCGTCCGGCACCGTACATACCGGGGTGTGGGTCACCGACGCCTCGATCACGCAGGTCACGACCAAGGAGTACGGCGACATCGGCTGCCGTGCCCTGGTGCTGGCCACCGGCGCCCGCGCGGCCGCGGAGCTCCTTCCGGGCCTGCGCGTACCGCCCTTCCACCCCGTGACGGTCCTTCACCACACGGCGCCCGCGCCGCCGCTGAGCGACCCGGCGCTCCTGCTGGACGCGGACCACGGCGGTCCCGTCTCGCACACGGCGGTGATGAGCGAGGTCGATCCGTCGCGCGCCCCGCACGGCCGCGTACTGATCTCGTCGACCGTGCTCGGGACTCCTCCGCCGGATCTGGACCGCACCGTCCGCACCCACCTCGCCACGCTCTATGGCACGCCCACGGACGACTGGGAACTGCTCGCCGTCCACCACGACCCGGAGGCGGTGCCAGCGATGCCGCCGCCGCACGATCTGCGCCGTCCGGTGCGGCTGCTGTCCGGCCTCTACGTCTGCGGCGACCACCGCGACACGAGCACGGTCCAGGGCGCGCTCTTCTCGGGCCGCCGGGCCGCGGACGCGATCCTGCGCGACTTCGGCCTCCAGCAGCCCGGGTACGAAACGGTCGCGCTCTCGGCGGTCGCCTAGGCCGGCACCATCAGGCCCCGTCCGCGATCGCGGACGGGGTCCGGGGCTGAACCCGGGGGCCCGCCCCGGACCCCGGGTTCAGCCCAGCGCGGCGACCCGGTCGCGATAGTTCCGTACCGCCGCCGCGTCCCGGTACGGCTCGAGCCGCCGCTCGAATTCGCGTACGTACTCCACCGCCCGCGCCGACCGCATCTCCGACACCTGCAGCGCCGCCTCCGCCCCCAGCGCGCATGCCTGGTCCAGCTCGCCCAGTCCGAGCCGGGCGGAGGCCAGCACCACGCGGCAGAAGAGGCGGCTGCGCGCGAACGCCGGGGCGCGCAGCTGGAGCGAGCGCTCGGCATGCTGCACCGCCGGCCGGTACTGCTGCAGATCCCGGTGGCAGTGCCCGAATTCGTCGGCGAGCTGCGCCTCGTCGAAGAATCGCGCCCAGTGCGGCACATCGTCGCCGGGCCGCGCCGTCTCCAGCGCCCGCTCCGCCCGTACGAGCGAGGCCGTACACGCCCGCGCCTCGCCCAGCACGCCGTGCCCGCGCGCCTCGACGGAGTGCAGCAGCGCCTGCACCACCGGCGGAGCCGCCGAGCCGACTCCCTGCTGGGCGACGCGTGTCAGCTGCACCGCTTCGCGTCCATGCCCCAGATAGACCGCCTGCCGGCTCATGGTCACCAGCACATACGCGCCGTATGCCCGATCGCCCGCCGCCTGGGAGAGCCGCAGCGCCTGGACGAAGTAGCGCTGGGCG
This portion of the Streptomyces sp. NBC_01750 genome encodes:
- a CDS encoding SDR family oxidoreductase gives rise to the protein MTTDTPLAGKIALVAGATRGAGRAIAVQLGAAGATVYVTGRTTRAQVSEVGRATETIEETAELVTAAGGEAVAVPTDHLEPEQVRALVERIERDHGRLDILVNDIWGGNHLLDFNTKMWDVDLDRGLRMLELGAKSHIITSSIALPLMVRQPGGLVVEVTDGTAEWNTRFRENFYYDLAKNAPIRMAFILGEELKSVGGTAVAVTPGFIRSEEMLDIMGVTEETWRDAIAKQAHWALSETPDYTGRAVAALAADPERARWSGRSLDSGQLAKVYGFTDTDGSRPDVWAFMLQEAVGAEPSLTDYR
- a CDS encoding DUF4240 domain-containing protein, with protein sequence MDETEFWEIIDSTREAAEGDPEDHADLLVERLLQLDPDSVLDFARHFEARYNRAYRWDLWGAAAVLLAGASDDAFDYFRCWLIGQGREIFEGALHDPDSLAELLDEFDEDIDGDGEELGYAADEAYEQLTGVVAPDLGIPPQTAEPLGTPFDFDDDAALAQRFPRLWERFGNV
- a CDS encoding GNAT family N-acetyltransferase; this encodes MSLSHIRPARHTDEAALGALDRDTWSPLHAVQPRPKPPYDPFFDANHRPEDFLVAEDIAEDGDGTITGYIRLIPPTPLACNRHVRQIQGLAVAGHARGRGIARALLRASFDEARRQGAVRMTLRVLGHNTPARTLYESEGFAVEGVLPGEFWLEGRYVDDVMMGRSLTL
- a CDS encoding TIGR01777 family oxidoreductase; the protein is MGAMRIAVTGSTGLIGTALVRSLRTDGHEVVRLVRRPARAGDEVEWDPHRQYVDVAGLVGCEGVVNLAGAGVGARRWTDAYRKEIRDSRVLGTAAIAEAVATLDVPPRVLVCGSAVGYYGDTGERAVDEGAPAGDGFLSKMCVEWEEAAAPAEEAGVRTAFARTGLVVARKGGAWGRMFPLFKAGLGGRLGNGRQYWSFIALHDEVAALRHILDTESLSGPVNLTAPDPVTNSEVTAAMGRALHRPTVFAVPAPALRIALGELAGDILSSQRVLPARLLESGFSFAFPGIDEAVGAALR
- a CDS encoding NAD(P)/FAD-dependent oxidoreductase, whose product is MLSSAHHADVVIVGAGIAGLSAAHQLTSAGVSVSVLEAAPHVGGRMATQQIDGFRLDRIGQLLNTSYPELRRSAGLGDVVLRPFSPGVLVHSGGRLRRTGEAGSARRGSPHALRGVGGAFTVARALASAPRPLDQARLGASLARLAATPVERLLARPERPTANSLCARGLPARTVHGFLRPLLSALLCDPALDTSSRCADLALRGFARGRMCVPEGGAAALPERLAASLPSGTVHTGVWVTDASITQVTTKEYGDIGCRALVLATGARAAAELLPGLRVPPFHPVTVLHHTAPAPPLSDPALLLDADHGGPVSHTAVMSEVDPSRAPHGRVLISSTVLGTPPPDLDRTVRTHLATLYGTPTDDWELLAVHHDPEAVPAMPPPHDLRRPVRLLSGLYVCGDHRDTSTVQGALFSGRRAADAILRDFGLQQPGYETVALSAVA